The following are encoded in a window of Lactobacillus acidophilus genomic DNA:
- a CDS encoding PfkB family carbohydrate kinase, with amino-acid sequence MIGVKVKVINGGVLISQDLSCAGQVSTSVALPILGACGARPTVLPTAILSTHTGFKDNTYLDLSNEMSRIMSHWQKIDLEFKAIYLGYLGKEALDFWIKNIEQIIRTNQVVLIDPAMADHGKMYRGLDTDYIKKMRQLIFKATILTPNITEAAFLLNEDIPENSLEKAQVLAEKLVQRFAIPNVIITGITLSKDKIGEVGITKEGKWSIIQEKMPGDFFGTGDMFASAFLAAVLYGKNLEKSCAIAAEFVKLAIIDMDQKLESLFGPNYAAGLPWLLSELEK; translated from the coding sequence TTGATTGGGGTGAAAGTTAAAGTGATAAATGGAGGAGTGTTAATTAGTCAAGATTTATCTTGTGCAGGTCAAGTGTCAACATCAGTAGCTTTACCTATTCTTGGTGCATGTGGTGCCAGACCGACAGTTTTACCGACAGCAATTTTATCAACACATACTGGCTTTAAAGATAATACTTATCTTGACTTAAGTAATGAAATGTCTAGGATTATGTCCCATTGGCAAAAGATTGATTTGGAATTTAAAGCTATATATTTGGGCTATTTAGGTAAAGAAGCATTAGATTTTTGGATTAAAAATATTGAACAAATAATACGTACAAATCAAGTTGTTTTAATTGACCCAGCAATGGCGGATCATGGAAAGATGTATCGAGGCTTAGATACTGATTACATAAAAAAGATGCGTCAATTGATTTTTAAAGCGACAATTTTAACACCTAATATAACTGAAGCTGCGTTTCTATTAAATGAAGATATACCAGAAAATTCATTGGAGAAAGCGCAAGTATTAGCTGAAAAATTAGTGCAAAGATTTGCAATTCCTAATGTAATTATCACAGGAATTACATTGTCTAAAGATAAAATAGGCGAAGTGGGAATAACCAAAGAAGGAAAATGGTCTATTATTCAAGAAAAAATGCCAGGTGATTTTTTTGGAACAGGTGATATGTTTGCGAGTGCATTTTTAGCAGCAGTGTTATATGGGAAAAATTTAGAAAAAAGTTGTGCAATTGCAGCAGAATTTGTTAAATTAGCCATTATTGATATGGATCAAAAATTAGAATCCTTATTTGGACCTAATTATGCTGCTGGTTTACCATGGT